The DNA region CTACCATAATGAGTAACTgcaaaatagttattattttcattatgatGGCGTTCCTTGCTTAATCTTTCATTTGACCAATTCATAATCTTCTTCATTCCACTTGAATGTAGGAATTTAACTGAACTTGACATACAAGAGAATGGTATTGAGGATAAGAGTGGCAATTGGTTGGGTTGTTTCCCAGACAGCTTCACATCATTGGAAGTATTGAACTTTGCCAATCTGCACAACGATGTAAATTTTGATGCACTCGAGAAACTCGTCTGTAGGTGCAAATCATTAAAGACTTTGAAGGTTAACAAAAGTGTGACACTAGAACAGTTACAAAGGCTTCTTGTTCATGTTCCTCAGTTAGGTGAACTTGGTACTGGCTCATTTTCACAAGAGTTGACAGCACAGCAGTGCTCAGATCTTGAAAGTGCGTTCAAAAATTGTAGAAATCTTCACACCCTTTCAGGGTTATGGGTAGCTACAGCACAATATCTCCCAGTTCTGTACTCTGCTTGCACAAATCTAACTTtcttgaattttagttatgctCCTCTTGACAGTGATGGTCTTGCTAAGCTTCTTGTTCACTGTCCTAAGCTTCAGCGCATCTGGGTATGACTATTTATTTTGTTCTTCATCGCATGGATTCATTGATGTTGAAGTTTCCACAAACTAAACCACACATGTTTAAAGTTTCAATTGTCCCACATGGTTACCATCTGTGAACAAAATCTAGACTGATAAATACTTGGAAAGAATGTCCAGTTTCTCTCCctaaatttatgataatattttattaaccaTTTCACTTCTGAAAACAAATTGTCGTTGATAGTTCTAAGTTCTATCTTTCAGATTTGATATTTTCTCCTGTTTTTGCCAGCTAAAATTTAATGTTTGTCCTTTTCTATCTGctttctctctcacacacaagcACAACCAAAAGATTATGCAATATGCATGTTGAATTTAGTGTGGTTGTGATTATCGAAGTTGATGGGGCATGGGGTGTCAAATATTTATCAAGTTTCCTGTGGCCGCTAATGAAAATGTATTGGAACATGTACCTTACTAATTAAATAACTGACTCAGGTTGTGGACACTGTTGAAGACAAGGGGCTAGAAGCTGTTGGATCACACTGTCCATTGCTTGAGGAACTGCGTGTTTTTCCTGCAGATCCCTTTGATGAGGGCATTGTTCATGGGGTTACTGAATCAGGGTTTATTGCAGTCTCTCAAGGATGTCCAAGACTTCACTATGTTCTATACTTTTGCCGTCAAATGACCAATGCTGCTGTTGCTACTGTTGTGCAAAACTGTCCTGACTTTACTCATTTCCGACTTTGCATCATGCACCCTGGTCAGCCAGATTACTTGACGCAAGAATCAATGGATGAGGCCTTCGGAGCTGTTGTTAAGACTTGCACTAAACTCCAGAGGCTTGCAGTATCAGGTTATCTGACTGACCTAACTTTTGAGTATATAGGCAAGTATGCAAAAAACTTGGAAACTCTTTCGGTGGCTTTTGCTGGAAGCAGTGATTGGGGCATGCGCTGTGTGCTGGATGGCTGTCCGAAGCTGAGAAAACTCGAGGTAAGGGACTGTCCTTTTGGCAATGGGGCTCTTCTGTCAGGCTTGGGCAAGTATGAGTCAATGAGATCGCTGTGGATGTCAGACTGCAATTTGACAATGAACGGCGTTAGATTGTTGGCCAAAGAAATGCCTAGGTTGAATGTTGAAGTCATAAAGGAAGAAACCTATGAGACTCATCAGGCTAAAAAAGTTTACGTTTATCGTTCTGTTGCTGGGCCAAGAAGGGATGCCCCTCCTTTTGTTCTCACTCTCTGAAATGCTATCTCTACTCCTACATTGAGGCTCAAGAAATGCCCTTGGTAATCTCTCTCACAGATACACAGCCTTGCACTCACATTCAAACATGCATTGCATCTGACACAACTACCCCCGTTGATAAGAATCAGAATTGACATGAGCTGTCTAGAATATGATTAAAAGATTGTCCTTGCTTTCTAATTgcactaccatttttttttgtcaactgATTTGGTGTATAGATGTATGCTTCTATTACTTAATTGCTAGTGTCCGTGACGCATTATAGCTTTCCCAATTGCATTACTGTATAGTTTTGTATTATCACACCAACCTAGTCTATCCAAAAGTAGTAGCTTTTGCTCCTAAAATTTCTGTGCTGGCTTACATTGGAATGTCGAACCTTCGACAGATTTATCCTTCATGATTCAGTCCTTTGAAGTTTGTATTTTCTACTAATATCTGTGTTAAAATCATTTTGTTGTGCACAGATGGCAAAAATCCATACTGATATTCAAGACTCAATAATATGGCAGGTGGGAGGAAGAAAGGGGGATTCTGCATGATTCAACCTACAATAATGTTGCCAATGCTTGATTTTTCTCTTGGTACATCATAAAGCAAGCTTTTTTGACATCCTATAATTGCAATACTTGCCTTATTGAGATTATAGCTGGACCCACCAAGAGAAATAATGTAAACTATCCAGGAAGTCACAGCAAATGTGAGCTAAATTAATGGGTTCCTAAGCAATTATTGTGAACAATATCCATATGCATGAAAAATAGTGCATTGATTACAGACAGAAAGTTCTATAATTCAAGAGGATCATGGCAGAAGTTTGTACTTATCTGTGGTCTTTTGCTGCTTACTGAAGACAATATGTTGTTCTGATTGAAATCTCTATTCAAGAGAATGCAACGTTCCCTTCTGAAAATGGCGGAAATCATGTCAATGAATGAGATTAAATAAAAGTGGTTCATGCTTGATTGGAAGCATTGTGTAGCAGCAATTTTTATCCATATGCAGATCAAATTTTTGggttttgataattaaaaatgatttcatGAAATGAAAATCATTTACTGGGCAATAGGTAATCTTTTTGTCCTCCATCATGAGTATATATTTACAGTAGGGGAATTCTCGAACAACTTAAGGTGGATCTTCCTCGTGTCAATACAACAATAGCTTGATTTATTTCATTAGGTACCATTTCATTCAAATACGTGAGTTTTTTTTGGGAATTGTGCATGAACTGTCGCCGTGGATAAACTATTgaagatttttaatttagttgatgCATTTAGTGAGAAGAAAGCTAAAAGACTTGCCCGTATTGCACAAAATGTGATGGTATGGGTTTTGGTTACAGAAATTCCCCCAATACACTTCCCAATTTCCCATCTGCATAGCAGATCCCCTTCTAATAAGACTAAAGTTTCATTTCAGTTTTAACATTATGGTTATGCCATTAAGGTAACCATCGATTGAgtggaaagaaatgaaaaaaataataaaaagagatgAAAGTTTTGAATAATAGAGTGTATAAGTGTGGGTTAGATCtcattttattgttcttttcttttctgcctTCTCTCTTCAAACTAACGGGCCTAAGAGATctaaaggcatgatcttgacaTGCTTAAAGGTAAAAAATGGATATATTTTGTCTGCCAAAAATGAATTGGAaacacaagaaagaaaaaaggaaattacTATTTATACTTCCTTATTACTAAATACACTCTCTTTCCCtcctttctttaatatttttcttaaatacccTTCCAAATTTAcccttttcaaattatttatttatcttgtggagGTATTCTATTTCTTGCTTCTGGAAACATTCCCCTTTTCTCTTTGGTGCGCACTATGTTACAGAGCCAATTCCCATTAATtctcaattataattttgattgtaaccttactttatttcatacGGAATATGAAcaattcataaatttaatagttatagttacttcaattcaaattttggtCTTTTACATGCTTTGATGGgtgtgattttgtaaaattagtgTTTGTTGGGTTCATGTGTGAGAATGAAAGAATGGGTGGGGTAGCGGAGGAGGTAAGGTAAGGCCCTAAGGGGTTTGAGATAGATGAGAGAAGAGgggaaaaatagataaaaaagaaaaaaatatataaaaaataggaatccttgatttttaaaatgaactcatccaatgatttattttactttcgtaccatatgaaaaatattttactttcacATGAAAGAATCTATCATGTATCACATAAATATGATGAAAACAAACATGATGACTTTTCCTACCTATTCTTCTCAATTACAATGTGAATGCTTGATGAAGGAgtgaaagatttatttacatatgCCAATGAAAAACATGATCTGTTTGATtatggaaaaaattaattattatttttcataaaagagaaaggaaaaaatagaTGTAAAGGGTTTAAGGAATAATAAAAATGGGAGatacaaaaataggatttaaagaagattaaatatgatttatttctataaaaataataaagttcgGATTTAGTCACAGTAAAATCTttagtcattaaaaaaaatttaaagtatgaGATCCGGTTATATCCTAGGTATATTGTGTCTTATGTCTGTGTGTAGTTATCTTGAGTCTTTCTCTTCTAAGCAGATTCCCTTCCTCTAGGCGCCCAAAACGCTGTCGTCAATGACGACGATAACATGCTTCTCGCGATTGTCGAGAGGATCGTGTCACTTCCAGATCTCATGCGTCTCTCTTCTCAAGCAAATTTGGCATATCTGTTTGCTTCAATTTAATTCATTTGGGAGTTAGGTTTTGTAGCTTTTACTCCCATTCTGGTTTCAGTATATCTTCATGTCGGAGTGGAGTTGTGTCTTGTTACTCCGATGGCTGACGACAGATTCATAGAGTTATAAGTTGTGtcctgttaatatttttttttttgctttacgtGTTCTCTTAATATAGGAAGAGATGAGcacatgtttttatttgttgttattttggAGGTGTTGTTTCTTGATCAGATTGGTATATCTTGTCATTTTTGTGCCTTGTTTCATTCTCATTAATAAAACTGTTTTgctttctttaaagaaaagatTTGGGTGTTTGGGATTTGGCGTGGctcttattgattttttattttatacaattagTGGCGGTTATTGACCTCCAAAAATtgtattcttatattttatttgtttttctttataaattgtGGAGGTTTTCTAATTcccataaattatattttaaactttaaaataaaaaatgtcaactGAGTTCAATTATAACTGAATCTATTTCTcgacaacaaaataaaacattaacaaaaatagaagaaaaactttatagaaactaaatttaaattttactaaaattttataaggatggaaaatatattttaataataaaaacatatgaaaaGTTAGggttaaaagaataataagatGGCGTTGTgaaaataagatttatattattttatatcaaatgatatttttatagtataaaatataaaataaaggaagGGGTATGTTTAATAATTAGAAAAGGTGTAAATAAAGTTGCCAAAAAAATTGATGGTGGCCAATGTACGAAAGCAGGCATGCTGAGACCAAACTCGGCCTACAGTGTTTATGTTGCCAGAATTGAGCTATAAGTTGGAAGTTGCTTTTGTTAATGTGTATTCACGCTAGAGGGGTTGAGTAAGATTACCCTAGATAATATAACACCAAAATGAAATTATCTTAGAGGGAATACCCTAGGtccattaattaatttcattctgGGAGAAGTGAGAGATTCTCCGACAAATAAAGTGATAATACCTAACAGCAGGGTAGCCCGGGAACACGAAGCACAATGATTcttaaactaaaatttatttttgatggtACTGGGCCATTTAATTTACTACGAGTGTctcagcatcaatcatacaaaATATCCACGTTCTACGCTTACTACACAAGTAGTATTATGAAACTTAAAATATTGAccatcaaataatatatatatatataaacattatcCTACTACAAATATAAATTCGAGAAAAAAGGAAACGCATAGAATAAGATAAATGTTTGGTAATGTCACTAATGTGCCTATTGCTTTATGATCATATATGAATCTGTGACCCTATTGCTTTATTTATGGTCATATAGATGTTCACAAATATCACCTAAGAAGTGAGATTATTTTTTCTCCACAAATAGGAGGAAATCCAGATAATATAATTACCATGTTAGCCTTTTGTCAGTTATGGTCTTTTGTTTTCAATCCTTCCCAAGTTGAGCAGCAACAGGATGTCGTTGATTACTACACAGTTACATGATATCAGTTTCTTACTCGTACCGAAAACTCATATATATGCCCGTGTCAAATGCATGTATGCATACAAATACATACTAAATAATCACTGTTTTGATATATCAAGCACTTTTTATACAATGATTACTTGCGATACTTAATACATGCTGGGTCTGATTCTATGATCTGGCCCCATATTTATCACTTCACAAGTCCCATTCTCCAACTCCAATATAAGGCtataataacataaaaagtGAAGTTTAATTTGGTAAGAggtctattttttgttttctgttcaTATTGGTATTTGATCATGCTGCAATTAATCATGACGGtagtacttatatatatatatatataattaatgaagcatttttaaaaaaaattaatgaattaaaattatgatatattttaaattagagGTACATATgcaccttttatttctttacaaATGTCAAAATGTGTGtggctgattttttttaatctattatacactatttttttttacattcgcTCAAATGAACGaattttttctttctgtaaCATGTTTAACAAGTTAAATTTTGGTGCAAACAACTTTCCGGTTCTGTGAATGATGACATGGTGTGAAAAGTTCTGGTAAGCCATCCTGTTCAAAATTTCGAACAAATAATCAACCATATCAGCCTTTGGGTTATCCAGGACCCATGCATGATCGCCAAGACTACACACAACGTTTTCTTGAAGTATAAGTCGTAAAATAAAAGCACTCAATCAAGCTAGTCCATACTCTATAGCCATTATCAAGCTAATTGGTCAAGATAGTAAAACGAAATAGGGGTCTCATGCACATTACTCCAATCGAGTCACtatttgtttttcatcttttagtgGTTGGACGTCATGCTTGCTTCACGCATATGCCAAAATAGGGCAAGTTAATCCACAAGGttagaagaatagaaaaagaaaatatatattatgatgctttgtattttttctttgttcttttagaTAAAATGACAGTGAtgataaattattcaaataccACTGATGTTATTGACATAAAGAATTCGAACCCTGTCACTATAGATAGGAATATGGAGCCAAAATTATTAAATCAGCTGGGTTAACATTTTTGTCTCATCGATGTTAGTACTGATTAATTAGGCGGTGACAAACTTTGAgcaatttaaatatgaatatgTATTTTGATAATTTGGGGGTTGAAGTAGACactagacattttttttttctaattgaaatattaaaagtgtGTTATTTATAAATGGCGCATGTGAAAGTGATAGAATACAGAAACTGTCAAAATCTTTAAAATTGCTATCATACATGACAATCGTCTCAATTTTAGACTTAAAACAATAATCTATTACTATCCATGTACAATTCAGAAGTGTAGAGAGCAAAATTCTTGAACTAGTTGAGTCAATTTTAGTCTCTAATGCTTTGTGCAATGTAATTAGGAGATGACACAAACTTTGTGCAGGTAAAATATGAAcatttatattgattaatttggGGATTAAAGTACATAACTGACGTATTTTTGGTACTTCAATTGAATGTTAAAAGGcgtgttattttgtttagagtATGCATCAGtatctactatttttttttttagagaaatgcATCAGTATCTACTATTAAAGCTTATAAGTTACAACTGTAGGCTTTCTGTATgaaataaagaagagaaatgATGAGGTGGTTATTGTCTCTATTTAGTATTTTTCAGAGAGAATTTAACAATTTTCAGTTCCGAGTTTTATTGTATTTAAAGAATGTTAGTATCAACAAAGTTGTATGCTTCAGTCCTTCATAATTCTTCTCCAATccctaaaatatttaatactcgAAAGTGATGGGGTACAGAAACTGTAATGCCGAAGAGATAAGAGACTTACGCTACCatagtttcaagtttcaacaatCGTATTggtacaaaaagaaaataaggaatTGTGCTCAAATTATAAAACTTTGAGCAACATGCTTAAGAAAaggcatttttatttttattacaaatcatTGGCGTTTTCTTTAAACCAAATTTGATTACTTGGGCCCTAAAACAAATACATAATGATATAAATTTACGTATTTCTGTACAATCCATGTTCCATGATACGTGGAATGATTGCTGACATATTGTTCGTATTATAAAGAATTTGTAGTAACCACATATCAAGCAATCTTCTGTAGCATTGTTGTTTCTCAATTTCTTGTTATGTTAGGAGTTGATGAACATgaagacattatttttttatatctaccTTTCTCTTGAAAGCTAAGACATTTTCATACTTTTCTACTGTCTTGATTTTCGCTTCTTCTCCACTCAAAGGCACCATGGTATGGCTCTAGCATATGAATGGCGGCATTTTACACCTAACATATCTATaaagatcaaataaaaaaaaattgcacagtGCTTTTTGACCCATATGGAGAAGGTAGGCAGTAACCCCTTTTCACTCCACAGTAAATTAGAGACCGAATTAATGAAAGTTATCATGATTACATATCTTAAACTTACAACTTAAAGTGAACGTGGGGAACTAAAATTGAATTACAATCTAGATGCAtttagtttgataaaaaaaaagtaacttaaTTAGGAGTGCACATATCAGCAAAACAACAAAATTAGAGCAAAAGATGTCACATGCTTTCATTAATGAAGTGACATACATGCAAAATTCGGGTCGCTGACCCCGGAATTGAGGCATGTGCTGATTCCAGATTACAAATTGCAATTGTATATAATTAACTCATACTTTGCAATGTATTGTTTTGGCTCCACAAGCAGGTTGGTCATATGATCAGAAATATAGTAATTACTTAGCTTTGTAAAACAACCAAGCTGAACTATTTTAGTTACTATTTGTGGTCACATTACATATGATAAGAATCCGTGACCAGCAGAATAATGGTATTTTGACCTTTAATCTAACAGTGTAAAAAATTAGACACTAAATGACATGATGGGTCATTGAATTTCGTTTTGCCTTAGTACTAGTGTCTGATTTGTCTAGTATTAAGGTTTAAAAAATTCACCTTGATTCTCTTTACCCCTCTTGATTTCCCGACCCCATAAATTCTGCGAAAGTTCATCTTCTAGGTCTGGATGGTCAATATTTTAATGCTTTTTTAGTCGGGATTGTCATGACATGGGACAGCTTTACTCTTTTGCTTTGAAAAGCTTGAGCTCTCTAGCTATTACCATGCGGACCTTCTATTCATGATTTCTCGTGAACCTTCCTTTTGTGTCTCGAAACCGTGCACACTTTTTGAGATATATATATGCACCATTTGATTTGGTGACATGAATcaaccatatttttttatcaatattaatttgtaagttttgaaaaaaatatattattaagagTAGTTTGAATTTACAATCtctttctctcctcttttctcttaagctttttaatttaatcataaagTCCACCTTATATTTCCATAACTAACAATAGAGTTAACATAAGTGGTAGTAACTTGTGTTccttaattaagttatttagtATTTGAATCTTAGTCTTATAGATAAAATCAACTATGTTGGAAGAATAATATATACCTTGTGTGTGCTCATGGTTTATGAAAGAGATTCATCAATGTTTTCGATGATGGATATTTTGTATTGATATcatactaacaaaattaaaattgatttggaGTCGATAATGTGACTAGGATTTGATTGCAATGTGGAATTGCATGTATGATAGTGGTTCCTCCTATTGGCTTTTATTTAGGGGTGTTCATTGGTCCAGATCAACCCGAAAAACATGACGATTTAaactaaatcaattaaattgattcagattttttctaatttgagtCAAACCTGAATCAAATCAATTAGAGTTGATGACAATTGGCTCGAGTATCTAATTgagaattttgaaatttgaaccaagttgaatatatattattaatttttgtcattttttaaatgttgaagTTACTGATATTGTTATGTTGTTTTGTATATCTCCTTAGTGTTTTATACTCATCACATACAATTCACTTTGacactttccttttttttcacaTAACCCCAAAAGAGCaacacacacaaccacacatAGCCTTCTCCACTTGTCATTTTGCCACCTCATGATGGTCGATGACACCGTCGAACCTCCTCTAGACCTATACTCAGTCGGCATTTGTAGTATAACTTTGATCTTCAAATCTCCTCACGATGGATTTGACCAATTTGATTTATGTCGTGGgattattcattaattttgaaataaaactgttattttatatttttttaaataggtttatttatttttattcaatatccAATGATACGACAAACCAACCTGTTCAACATCGATTGAGATGGCTTCGAATTagacaaaaattaaatctaaaagttgaatcaattaaaatcaattgattGGGATTTATTCTCTCCCAAACCCAAACTTTTGTTGGACTCTTCTTTACTATATACGTTTACAACCCACAAAAAGTGATGGAAAAGAAAGCAACTTTCTCTCAATTAGTTATGTGATTCACTCCCCGCTACACAATTCCTATTCAAAAGGTCACTGCTTGCTCAAGGCATCCAACAAAGGGTTTCACATGGTGGGGTGTGCCAAGTGTGGCCGTGTCATTTCCATTCCAAGGGGCATTGAAAGCtatcaactttttattttgttcacgAAATTAAAGCTCTGTATCCTCATTAAGGCGTGGTTCATCATCACTTTCATCTACTCTCTGAGTACTAATTTACAACTCTTTACTATGCTTTTGCTGGTTTACTAGTATCAACTAGAACTTAACCAAGATTCTTGTAGCCGTCTCATTGCTTATTTTCTTGGGGCCTCGAATTTATTTGCAGTTGGCCAGTTGCTAGCATTAAAAACGACAGGAAATATACATGTATATTATCCTTTGTATTCCCTCAtcaattttgttgaaaaaatacaGTTGAAGAAATTTGAAGATGGTGTTGAATTGTGGTATGAACTGTAAAGtgagaaagaaatataaaaaacctTTTTCCTTATATGCTTAAAAAAGCAGGCAGCTAAAACATTATCCATAATTTAAAGTCAATTGCATGACAATTAAActcttttaagaaaaatgaacaCAAATCACAAAATAAGAAGTGTATGAATCGTATGCGAATTAAAAAACAATgtcttataaaaattttaaaaaatattatgtgcttttttagtagttttcaaattattaaaaaatgactaTTACATAGGTCGATTGCTAGATAACGCTAGGGCCCGCCTCCAAAATCTTATTAATTGGACTCGTAAGCTAAACTGAAAAGTTGGTTGATTAATTTATATTGGTGACGttgtgtttaattaatttagtgtACCCAAAGTTGAAAAGGCATCATGTTTATTATACGACCGGGTCCACGAATTGAAAAAGATAAGGGATACTTTATTATAATGGTTAACGAACCTTATGAGCCTGAATATACCATTAAGACTTTCGTTCATTATTGCTAATTAGCAATTTCCTTCTTATTATTCAAGA from Glycine soja cultivar W05 chromosome 8, ASM419377v2, whole genome shotgun sequence includes:
- the LOC114421314 gene encoding protein TRANSPORT INHIBITOR RESPONSE 1-like is translated as MMECRRKKENQNPNSTFPDEVLERISGMLKSRKDKSTVSLVCKEWYNAERWSRRSVFIGNCYSVSPEILTRRFPNIRSVTLKGKPRFSDFNLVPANWGADIHSWLVVFAGKYPWLEELRLKRMTVTDESLEFLALQFPNFKALSLLSCDGFSTDGLASIATNCKNLTELDIQENGIEDKSGNWLGCFPDSFTSLEVLNFANLHNDVNFDALEKLVCRCKSLKTLKVNKSVTLEQLQRLLVHVPQLGELGTGSFSQELTAQQCSDLESAFKNCRNLHTLSGLWVATAQYLPVLYSACTNLTFLNFSYAPLDSDGLAKLLVHCPKLQRIWVVDTVEDKGLEAVGSHCPLLEELRVFPADPFDEGIVHGVTESGFIAVSQGCPRLHYVLYFCRQMTNAAVATVVQNCPDFTHFRLCIMHPGQPDYLTQESMDEAFGAVVKTCTKLQRLAVSGYLTDLTFEYIGKYAKNLETLSVAFAGSSDWGMRCVLDGCPKLRKLEVRDCPFGNGALLSGLGKYESMRSLWMSDCNLTMNGVRLLAKEMPRLNVEVIKEETYETHQAKKVYVYRSVAGPRRDAPPFVLTL